The genomic window TGCCGTCCCGATCCGGTCCGCTATCGACGTCTGGGGGTGCGCGTGCGCAGGTGACGCGGAGGCGCAGCGAGGGGTCGTGGATCGGCGGACCGCCACTCTGATGTCCGCGGGTCGAAACCGCATGTCGGCTGTCCGCAGGAAGGTGCCCCGCACTTGATGCGTCGGTCAGTGGTTCTGACATGAAGGTCGCGGGGGGTCGGTCCTGCATCGGCGGTTCCTCGTTGCGCCTCCGCTGATCGAACGGGCGCCGACCGTGCCGATCACCGCGGTCACGCCCAAGCATGGCTGGTCAGATGGCGACGGGATCGGCGGTCATCTCGGCCCACAAGAACCCGGCGAGCTCGCGGGCGACGGCGGCGGCCACCAGCCCGATGTTGGACTTGCGGGCCGCGAGCCGCTTGAACCGGCGGCACAGCCGCAGCTGCGCCTTCCACGACCGCGCGACCGTGGCCTCGCCAACGCGGTCGTGGCGGGCGCGCAGCCGCTGACTGACGATCGGCCGGTGCTGGTAGGCCCACGCCGACTCGACCAGCTGGGTGCGCAGGTGCACCGGCCCGGTCCTGGTGATCTTGCCGCGGCGGCTGTGCGCGCCCGAGGAATACTCCGACGGCACCAGCCCGGTGAACCCCATGAACGCCGGCGCGTGCGCGAACCGCCGCCAGTCACACACCTCGGTCGCCAAGGTC from Euzebyales bacterium includes these protein-coding regions:
- a CDS encoding transposase, with product MITSRDAELRALEDDLALVACEEPFAEPVRRLAAYRGVAERGALTLATEVCDWRRFAHAPAFMGFTGLVPSEYSSGAHSRRGKITRTGPVHLRTQLVESAWAYQHRPIVSQRLRARHDRVGEATVARSWKAQLRLCRRFKRLAARKSNIGLVAAAVARELAGFLWAEMTADPVAI